One window from the genome of Thermaerobacter marianensis DSM 12885 encodes:
- a CDS encoding ABC transporter ATP-binding protein translates to MPVEPLLEVRDLQVQFTRRGQAVTAVDGVSFHVGAGETVALVGESGCGKSVTARSILRLIRPPGRVTGGRILFEGRDLLSLSEAEMRRIRGNAIAMVFQEPMTSLNPVYTVGQQIAEALRLHRGLKGRRALAEAVDLLRKVQIADPERRIHEYPHQLSGGMRQRVMIAMALACRPRLLIADEPTTALDVTVQAQILELIRQLQAEFGMAVLMITHDLGVVAEVAQRVVVMYAGKVVEEGTVAEIFRRPAHPYTAGLLQSVPRLGQGKGRLQPIPGTVPDPAALPGGCRFHPRCPLADERCRQEQPPLESWSETRRVACWWAGRTAGSGVA, encoded by the coding sequence ATGCCAGTGGAGCCGCTTTTGGAAGTCCGTGACCTCCAGGTTCAGTTCACCCGCCGAGGGCAGGCCGTGACGGCCGTCGACGGCGTGAGCTTCCACGTGGGAGCGGGGGAGACGGTGGCCCTGGTCGGTGAGTCGGGTTGCGGCAAGTCGGTCACCGCCCGGTCGATCCTGCGGCTCATCCGGCCTCCGGGCCGTGTGACCGGCGGCCGGATCCTCTTCGAGGGGCGGGACCTGCTCTCCCTGAGCGAGGCGGAGATGCGCCGGATCCGGGGCAACGCCATCGCCATGGTGTTCCAGGAGCCCATGACCTCCCTGAACCCGGTGTACACCGTGGGCCAGCAGATCGCCGAGGCCTTGCGCCTCCACCGGGGCCTCAAGGGCCGCCGGGCCTTGGCGGAGGCGGTGGACCTGTTGCGCAAGGTCCAGATCGCCGACCCGGAGCGGCGGATCCACGAGTACCCGCACCAGCTGTCAGGGGGCATGCGCCAGCGGGTAATGATCGCCATGGCCCTGGCCTGCCGCCCGCGGCTGTTGATCGCGGACGAACCCACCACGGCCCTGGATGTCACCGTACAGGCGCAGATCCTGGAGCTCATCCGCCAGTTGCAGGCCGAGTTCGGCATGGCCGTTCTCATGATCACCCACGACCTGGGCGTGGTGGCCGAGGTGGCTCAGCGCGTGGTGGTGATGTACGCCGGCAAGGTGGTGGAGGAGGGCACGGTGGCCGAGATCTTCCGGCGCCCGGCCCATCCCTACACGGCAGGGCTGCTGCAGTCCGTACCCCGGCTCGGCCAGGGCAAGGGGCGCTTGCAACCGATCCCGGGCACCGTTCCCGACCCGGCCGCCTTGCCCGGCGGCTGCCGGTTCCACCCGCGCTGTCCCCTGGCGGACGAGCGGTGTCGCCAGGAGCAACCGCCCCTGGAGTCCTGGTCGGAAACCCGCCGGGTCGCCTGCTGGTGGGCGGGCCGGACGGCCGGTTCGGGGGTGGCGTGA
- a CDS encoding ABC transporter substrate-binding protein: protein MQRTSTWRSIRMVVGLMLAAALVLTACGSGGGATGDGQGAGGQGSNPAAERGNHLVVAQAQDPGNWDPIDTFFVAWASVMNNVFEGLVFRGPDLKLQPGLATEWKWIDENTLQFKLRQGVTFHNGEPFNADAVVFTFERLLGEEGAKGPQQGNYASIERVEKVDDYTVNFHMKTKDPVILTKLAGYGAVIVPPQYIKEHGDEYFDKNPVGTGPYKVVEYKQDDHITLERFEGYWRGKPKIEKITYRFIPEEATRIAELTTGRVDIAVISPSQVENVKNSAFLEIVTADSPTVYGLRFDVSKPPVDDVRVRRAIAYAIDTQAIIDTILKGYGKRIATFQSSLSFGNDPSLEPYPYDPEAAKKLLQEAGVQPGTKLTLSYIGTNTVFGEIAQAVQSYLKNVGLEVELKTYETNTFYNDIIPNAQAGHLYQEGWGGWTLDFDNTAYLLYGKGQLWNPTFYDEEVQRLLEAERSTYDQDRRLEIFKQLDRRLYELVPTVPLYQDVTVWAVNRRVQDFVPPPDTRYWFFETSIAGEQ, encoded by the coding sequence ATGCAGCGGACTTCTACGTGGCGTTCGATCCGCATGGTCGTTGGATTGATGCTGGCCGCCGCCCTGGTGCTGACGGCGTGCGGGTCGGGGGGCGGTGCGACCGGTGACGGCCAGGGAGCCGGCGGGCAGGGGTCGAACCCGGCTGCCGAGCGCGGCAACCACCTGGTGGTGGCGCAGGCCCAGGATCCGGGGAACTGGGATCCCATCGACACCTTCTTCGTCGCCTGGGCGTCGGTCATGAACAACGTCTTCGAAGGGCTCGTGTTCCGCGGCCCCGACCTGAAGCTGCAGCCCGGCCTGGCCACGGAGTGGAAGTGGATCGACGAGAACACGCTGCAGTTCAAGCTGCGCCAGGGCGTCACCTTCCACAACGGGGAGCCCTTTAACGCCGACGCGGTGGTGTTCACCTTCGAGCGCCTGCTGGGGGAGGAGGGCGCCAAGGGGCCGCAGCAGGGCAACTACGCCAGCATCGAGCGGGTGGAGAAAGTCGACGACTACACCGTCAACTTCCATATGAAGACCAAGGACCCGGTCATCCTGACCAAGCTGGCCGGCTACGGCGCCGTCATCGTGCCGCCCCAGTACATCAAGGAACACGGCGACGAGTACTTCGACAAGAATCCGGTGGGTACCGGGCCCTACAAGGTAGTGGAGTACAAGCAGGACGACCACATCACCCTGGAGCGCTTCGAGGGCTACTGGCGCGGCAAGCCGAAGATCGAGAAGATCACCTATCGCTTCATCCCGGAGGAAGCCACGCGCATCGCCGAGCTGACCACGGGCCGGGTGGACATCGCGGTCATCAGCCCCAGCCAGGTGGAGAACGTGAAGAACTCCGCCTTCCTGGAGATCGTCACCGCCGACAGTCCCACCGTGTACGGGCTGCGCTTCGACGTCTCCAAGCCGCCGGTGGACGACGTACGGGTGCGGCGGGCCATCGCCTACGCCATCGACACCCAGGCCATCATCGACACGATCCTGAAGGGCTACGGGAAGCGCATCGCCACGTTCCAGAGCTCTCTGTCCTTCGGCAACGACCCGTCCCTGGAGCCGTATCCGTATGACCCCGAGGCCGCCAAGAAGCTGCTCCAGGAAGCGGGGGTGCAGCCGGGGACCAAGCTGACCCTGAGTTACATCGGGACCAACACCGTCTTTGGGGAGATCGCCCAGGCCGTCCAGTCGTACCTGAAGAACGTGGGCCTCGAGGTGGAGCTGAAGACCTACGAGACCAACACCTTCTATAACGACATCATCCCCAATGCGCAGGCCGGCCACCTGTATCAGGAAGGATGGGGCGGCTGGACCCTGGACTTCGACAACACGGCGTACCTGCTCTACGGCAAGGGTCAGTTGTGGAACCCCACCTTCTACGACGAGGAAGTGCAGCGCCTGCTGGAGGCCGAGCGGTCCACGTACGACCAGGACCGGCGGCTGGAGATCTTCAAGCAGCTGGACCGCAGGCTCTACGAGCTGGTGCCCACGGTCCCGCTCTACCAGGACGTGACCGTCTGGGCCGTGAACCGGCGGGTCCAGGACTTCGTGCCGCCGCCCGACACCCGTTACTGGTTCTTCGAGACGTCCATCGCCGGCGAACAGTGA
- a CDS encoding ABC transporter ATP-binding protein yields the protein MGGVMAEKAQPILEVRDVKKYFPAGRRRPPVKAVDGVSFDVYPGETMGLVGESGCGKSTLARLIVRLLTPSAGTIRFAGQDVVAARGARLRQLRRDMQMVFQDPYSSLNPRLTVRDIVGEPLLVHGIARGRELERQVGELLEAVGLRAEHARRYPHEFSGGQRQRIVIARALALKPRLVVCDEPVSALDVSVQAQILNLLQDLQGRFGLTYIFIAHDLAVVQNVSDRIGVMYLGRLVELARADELFQRPLHPYTQALIAAVPVPDPEAAARRERIVLRGELPSPARPPAGCRFHTRCPLAVDRCRTEVPAWREVFPGHWVACHLAGEGEAAGKGVTAAAPVA from the coding sequence ATGGGTGGCGTCATGGCCGAAAAGGCGCAGCCGATCCTGGAGGTCCGGGATGTCAAGAAGTACTTCCCGGCGGGCCGCCGCCGCCCGCCGGTCAAAGCCGTCGACGGTGTCAGCTTCGACGTCTACCCCGGGGAGACCATGGGGCTGGTGGGGGAGTCGGGGTGCGGCAAGTCCACCCTGGCGCGGCTGATCGTGCGCCTGCTGACGCCGTCGGCGGGGACCATCCGCTTCGCCGGCCAGGACGTGGTGGCGGCCCGCGGCGCCCGCCTGCGCCAGCTGCGGCGGGACATGCAGATGGTCTTTCAGGACCCCTATTCCTCGCTCAATCCCCGCCTGACGGTGCGGGACATCGTGGGCGAGCCGCTGCTGGTCCACGGGATCGCCCGGGGCCGGGAGCTGGAACGCCAGGTGGGGGAGCTGCTGGAGGCCGTCGGGTTGCGGGCCGAACATGCCCGCCGGTACCCCCACGAGTTCTCCGGCGGCCAGCGCCAGCGGATCGTCATCGCCCGGGCGCTGGCCCTGAAGCCGCGGCTGGTCGTGTGCGACGAGCCGGTGTCGGCCCTGGACGTCTCCGTCCAGGCCCAGATCCTCAACCTCTTGCAGGACCTGCAGGGGCGCTTTGGCCTGACCTACATCTTCATCGCCCACGACCTGGCGGTGGTGCAGAACGTCAGCGACCGCATCGGCGTGATGTACCTGGGCCGGCTGGTCGAACTGGCGCGCGCGGACGAGCTGTTCCAGCGGCCCCTGCACCCCTACACCCAGGCCCTGATCGCCGCGGTGCCCGTTCCCGACCCCGAGGCCGCGGCGCGGCGGGAGCGGATCGTCTTGCGGGGTGAACTGCCCAGTCCGGCTCGCCCGCCGGCCGGGTGCCGGTTCCACACCCGTTGCCCGCTGGCGGTGGATCGTTGCCGGACCGAGGTCCCCGCGTGGCGGGAGGTCTTCCCGGGGCACTGGGTGGCCTGTCACCTGGCCGGGGAGGGCGAAGCGGCCGGGAAGGGGGTGACCGCGGCGGCGCCGGTCGCCTAG
- a CDS encoding IclR family transcriptional regulator, with product MGKAITLLGLFDETRLSISVGEAARATGMPRATAYRLMEQMVAAGLLTKRGVEGGRGTRYGPGLRLLELGRLAARSLDPNGIIREAMERLRDRCGESVQFVVASGDSAIYAHVVPPRAPIHLYVGWGRRAPLYAGASTRLLLAWQPEEVIRRVLAGPLVAYTPHTPTEPGRLRALLAEIRRTGYAVSFGELVEHTAEMAAPVVDGQGVVGSLSLAGFEERYRDPATAAGLKAELLAAAEEVSRRLGYRGPWPYVEPAPGGNPAGRRASPPAGEEGGSHASGAAFGSP from the coding sequence GTGGGCAAGGCCATCACGTTGCTGGGCCTCTTCGACGAGACGCGGCTCTCCATCAGCGTCGGGGAGGCGGCGCGGGCGACGGGGATGCCCAGGGCGACGGCCTACCGGTTGATGGAGCAGATGGTGGCCGCAGGCTTGCTCACCAAGCGAGGCGTGGAAGGCGGCCGGGGCACCCGCTACGGGCCCGGGTTGCGGCTGCTGGAGTTGGGGAGGTTGGCCGCCCGGTCGCTGGACCCCAACGGGATCATCCGCGAGGCGATGGAACGCTTGCGGGACCGGTGCGGCGAGTCGGTGCAGTTCGTCGTCGCCAGCGGGGACTCCGCCATCTATGCCCACGTGGTTCCGCCGCGGGCGCCCATCCACCTGTACGTCGGGTGGGGCCGCCGGGCTCCCCTGTACGCCGGCGCGTCGACGCGGCTTCTGCTAGCGTGGCAGCCGGAGGAGGTCATCCGCCGGGTCCTGGCGGGTCCGCTGGTGGCCTACACACCGCACACGCCGACGGAGCCCGGGCGCCTGCGGGCCCTGCTGGCCGAGATCCGCCGCACGGGCTACGCCGTCAGCTTCGGGGAGCTGGTCGAGCACACGGCGGAGATGGCCGCGCCGGTGGTCGACGGCCAGGGGGTGGTGGGTTCCCTGAGCCTGGCGGGTTTCGAGGAACGCTACCGCGATCCCGCTACCGCGGCCGGCCTGAAGGCGGAGCTGCTGGCCGCGGCGGAGGAGGTGTCCCGCCGGCTGGGCTACCGGGGCCCGTGGCCTTACGTGGAACCGGCGCCCGGTGGCAACCCGGCGGGCCGGCGGGCCTCCCCGCCGGCGGGGGAGGAAGGGGGGAGCCATGCCAGTGGAGCCGCTTTTGGAAGTCCGTGA
- a CDS encoding thiamine pyrophosphate-binding protein translates to MAHVHAGRVVARALAREGVRALFTLCGGHIMPIYDGCLDEGIRVVDVRHEQAAVYAADAYARITRRPGVAAVTAGPGVMNAVTAIANAHRAQSPVVILGGQGPLEHAGRGSLQEMDHLGVVRSITKWAVQVQDARRLPEILNLAFRRSLHGVPGPVYVEIPLDVVFAQVQLDAVRFPAPVPDRPAHPADPAEVERAAALLRRARRPVALVGSQIHWSPDPQAVARFAEAARVPVFTNGMARGVMGPGDPFFFQLCRKTALADADVVLVAGTPLDFRLDYGQSIHREARLIQIDLDPGELGRNRDVACGLAGDTGTVLDQLLEAGLAPDEPADRQRWLERLREEEDRRARQMQASMTSDAVPVDPLRLCAEIDAALPPGTTVIGDGGDFIGTAAKIVRPRRYPAGWLDPGPLGTLGVGPGFALGARVLRPDDPVVVLLGDGAAGLDLLEFEAAVRQGLPFVAVVGNDAAWTQIRRLQVQLFGADRAVATELSHARYDRVVEALGGHGEWVERPGDVRPALERALASGKPALVNVKMGTSDFRAGAIAV, encoded by the coding sequence GTGGCCCACGTTCATGCCGGGCGCGTCGTCGCCCGGGCCCTGGCCCGGGAAGGGGTCCGGGCGCTCTTCACCCTGTGCGGCGGGCACATCATGCCCATCTACGACGGTTGCCTGGATGAGGGCATCCGGGTGGTCGACGTCCGCCACGAGCAGGCGGCGGTCTATGCCGCCGACGCCTACGCCCGCATCACCCGGCGGCCCGGAGTCGCCGCCGTCACCGCCGGTCCCGGCGTGATGAACGCCGTCACCGCCATCGCCAACGCCCACCGCGCCCAGTCGCCGGTGGTCATCCTCGGCGGCCAGGGGCCGCTGGAGCACGCCGGCCGGGGCAGCCTGCAGGAGATGGACCACCTGGGGGTGGTGCGGTCCATCACCAAGTGGGCGGTGCAGGTCCAGGACGCCAGGCGCCTGCCGGAGATCCTGAACCTGGCCTTCCGGCGCAGCCTCCACGGCGTCCCCGGCCCGGTGTACGTGGAGATCCCGCTGGACGTGGTCTTCGCCCAGGTCCAGCTGGATGCGGTCCGCTTCCCGGCGCCGGTGCCGGACCGGCCGGCCCATCCCGCCGATCCCGCCGAGGTGGAACGGGCCGCGGCCCTGCTCCGCCGGGCCCGCCGGCCCGTGGCCCTGGTCGGCAGCCAGATCCACTGGTCTCCCGATCCGCAGGCCGTGGCGCGGTTCGCCGAGGCGGCCCGGGTGCCGGTGTTCACCAACGGCATGGCCCGGGGGGTCATGGGGCCGGGGGACCCCTTCTTCTTCCAGCTGTGCCGCAAGACCGCCCTGGCCGACGCCGACGTGGTGCTGGTGGCGGGGACGCCGCTGGACTTCCGCCTCGACTACGGCCAATCCATCCACCGGGAGGCCCGGCTGATCCAGATCGACCTGGATCCGGGCGAGCTGGGCCGCAACCGCGACGTGGCTTGCGGCCTCGCCGGCGACACGGGCACGGTGCTGGACCAGCTGCTGGAGGCGGGCCTGGCGCCGGATGAACCGGCCGACCGCCAGCGGTGGCTGGAGCGCCTCCGGGAAGAGGAGGACCGGCGGGCCCGCCAGATGCAGGCCAGCATGACCAGCGACGCCGTGCCCGTCGACCCCCTGCGGTTGTGCGCCGAGATCGACGCCGCCCTGCCGCCGGGGACGACGGTGATCGGCGACGGCGGCGACTTCATCGGGACAGCTGCCAAGATCGTGCGGCCCCGCCGGTACCCGGCCGGGTGGCTCGACCCCGGGCCGCTGGGCACCCTGGGCGTCGGGCCGGGCTTCGCGCTGGGGGCCCGGGTGCTGCGGCCGGACGACCCGGTGGTGGTGCTGCTGGGCGACGGCGCCGCGGGCCTCGACCTGCTGGAGTTCGAGGCCGCCGTGCGCCAGGGTCTGCCCTTCGTCGCCGTGGTGGGCAACGACGCGGCCTGGACCCAGATCCGCCGCCTGCAGGTGCAGCTTTTCGGCGCCGACCGGGCCGTGGCCACGGAACTGAGCCATGCCCGCTACGACCGGGTGGTGGAGGCCCTGGGCGGCCACGGCGAGTGGGTCGAGCGCCCCGGCGACGTGCGGCCCGCCCTGGAGCGGGCGCTGGCCTCGGGCAAGCCGGCGCTGGTCAACGTCAAGATGGGGACCAGCGACTTCCGGGCCGGCGCCATCGCCGTCTAA